The Harmonia axyridis chromosome 3, icHarAxyr1.1, whole genome shotgun sequence nucleotide sequence tcgtaacattttttgataatatttgaaataaagtgggaaaaaagaaaaatccaaatgacagaatttactttttttatgatatctcaataaccggccccgataatctcgatttgtttgaactgcttgacaatgcttctatgaatgcaactttttctacatttgaccgaccttctaactcttatggtttaaaagttaccaatacaatcccattgaaaaagtggccactctgtataagAAGCTAATTACTTGAAGTAATGAAAACCGCTACTAACATTTATTAATTCTTGGCTTTATACTTACCATACCCTCAATAATTGTGTACCCTAGAGTTTAAACAACAAAGAGTTTTAAAACCGAATAGTTAAGAGAATACAGTATCAGTGTGGATCCTAAACGGTAGAGATCAAAGTTACAACAGGTGACAAATGAACTGAAGTAATTACTTACATGTTATAATttgtcaataaataaaaataatatactttactcatacaataaattacaaaaatatcattcgatcttaatatcaaatatttggCTTCTAGCTTTAAATTCGATAATATCCTTAGATATAATGGTTACTTGGTTACTTCTCACATCAAAATTGGTCCAACATTATCTGCATCTGATAAAACTTTTGCCAATTCCTTTCTTGCTTTGTATCCAACCCACATCATCATCAAACTATCCATAACGAGcttaaaacagaaaaaaaaatagagaaaaatacataattgaaaacaattaagaATAACAGTTTAATGATAAAGCCTTGTAATGATGAATAAAAGATGTATGCAGCGATCGAGTTTTTGAGTCACCATTAGGCAAAATTTAGGTTTTGGGACGCCAGATATCGCATCAacacatgaaatattgaatgcaATTACTGGCTTTCAATCAAAGAATCTCTATTTTCATTGGGTTGTCAATGATGTTAGGTAATACAATATTGATGATCTCCAAAAAGAGCTTTACCGTTAACCATATTTGATGGCGGTATGTTTCCTGTTTTTACCTTTCAGCCTAAATTCTGTTTGACCGATTTTATTATCTTTcataatgaataattcaattcataAGATCCTTTCATCATTGGTAATTTATAAATGAGAGTAAAAAATAAGAGGACACCTACCTGAATGGTGATCACAACATATGCAGAAGTTGAGAAATTTTTGTGTTCCCAAGCATCTTGCATTGCTCTCAGAGTACTGCCCAAATAAACTCCTAAAATTTGGGTTGGGAATAGTCCAACTAAGGAAGCCAGGTGATATATTCTTGGATTGACATTACtcagctgaaataaaaaaaattgtgtttctaTTATTCAGCACAAagctgaattttttgaaaatttcctcaaaataaaCGATGAAAATGTTTGTTATTAATTTACAATGTTAGGATAATACAGTTCCTGCATGTGGAATCATTCACAGTTATCATGTACTTAAGAAGTTAAAATTCCATATTCAGTCCAAAACAGAATATGAGAAAATTTCAATGACTAAAACGTCAATATCCTCCTTCATTCAACatcatgaattgaaatttttgggattattttaaaaattataaatgaatataaaaacttACAGCAAATATGGTGTTCTGTAAACCAAATGGAATTGGGGTCACTCTAGCGCATAAAACAATCTTGAAACTGGAAGGTCCTGATATAAGTCTTTTAATAGCTTGAGCTGTTGGATTTTCTGTCATTCTTAAAACAACTGGATGATGTCCTATATTTCTAAGAATAATGTTAGCAACTAGTAATCCGAAGTTGGCTCCAAAAACTACTAGTGGAAGTCCAAAACAAAAACCATAGAGGTATCCTGAAGTACAAACCAAAACAAGATAACCAATCGATATTGGCAAGGCAACCATACAAAATAAAATCACTATTGCTACCATTTTGACTGTTCCATCTTGATGTTCTAGCCATAATAAGAGAAATCTCATATAATATCTCAGTAAAAATACCACTGACAACAGAACAATCACTGTTGTTATTACAGCAATGATTCTCCTTAGCGAAGTGTAGCATATATTAGTCGGTTTTTtggtcaataatttttttgtaatttcgaCTTCACCGATTTCAGTATCACTGAATTCATCTATATCTATTTTATGCATTACTTCTTTAGTTTCCACTTACGTCTACCAAATACGTATAAATGTTTCTTGAGATTTTCCTGGTTCGTTACctatatcattttcattttaatacgCATATTAACGTAGACATCAAACGTTGTTGACAATGTAATTATTCAACGTACAATTgcaattattttattgagtCCATTTGAATTTGTAAGAAACAACAATGATTCTAACCTAGGATTTCTAATGTCAGAAATAAACAACAAATGACGTTTAATCAAAGACTAAGTCTGTGGTTTAATGAAAGTAACGTTCCATTTAtctatttgaaaatttggatCAGAAAAGTAGTGATTCTTATTagcagatttaaaaaaatctagGGTAATCAATTGacattgaatttcaaaagattcacaatattattttttataggtACTAACAAAAACGAGAGATTCCTCGcataattctttggaaaaagGGCCTATTAATATAAGGCCGCATACGCTTTGTTTCGGAGATACCTACAGGTtgttgaatttgatttttttcaattaactgaaatttggcatggtGAAACCAATTTggagtttatacagggtggccactttttcaatgggattgtattggtaacttttaaaccataagactcagaaggtcggtcaaatggagaaaaagttgcatgcatagaagtattatcaagcagttcaaacaaatcgagattatcagtgccggttattgagatatcataaaaaaagtaaattctgtcattttgatttttcttttttttccactttatttcaaatattatcaaaaaatgttacaggaatattttattcgacagtaaatttttctcaatttgacgtaatcagatttcgtatccaacgtttcgtgctctctgggccactctcaaccccatttttttcaatacggacctgtatattttatgacacttttcgaaataacttttaacgatTAATTCAaggatatatcatacaatgtcattcaacgttgattttcaggtgattttgacccttatccaaaattctttgggtcggatctgtagtgaatgcaatttatcaaaaactgctgttaataaaatagtcaggagacgcgaatacaatgcttttaaatttgaataccaagccttcaaaacttatatcgtaatgatatcaaaataaagttctgttctggaacaaatgacaaatccaatagtgatttctcgcgaaaagattgagaatgtattggaagttgaaaggtattcaagaagacgaaataagcaaatgtataagaagtttgggttccagaaccgttaagtgcattttacaaaatggtggacatttcgaacacttacttcattcattttcatttactttcgaataatcattcgatttttctttcattaaatgataattcgttcaattattatgaattgaaatatgtaaataattattacttgtttcttgatttgattctgatatgttccatttacttagttcaagatgagtaagttgattttctcatcaaaatgtattgcttgttgttaattaaactaaaggtacccaaatgtaatacagatccgacccaaagaaatttggataagggtcgaaatcacctgaaaatcaactttgaatgacattgtatgatatatcgttgaattcagcgttaaaagttatttcgaaaagtgtaataaaatatacaggtccgtatttaaaaaaatgaggtcgagggtggcccagagagcacgaaacgttggatacgaaatctgattacgtccaattgagaacaatttactgtcgaataaaaaatgcctgtaacattttttgataatatttgaaataaagtggaaaaaaaagaaaaatcaaaatgacaaaatttacttttcttatgatatctcaataaccggccctgataatctcgatttgtttgaactgcttgttAATGCttttatgcatgcaactttttctccatttgaccgaccttctaactcttatggtttaaaagttaccaatacaatcccattgaaaaagtggccaccctgtataacgtgATATGCCAGTTTCCGACTTTTCCTgacttttttcctaaaattaccCAAGGAATCCCTCTCCCtcatttttctttcttcaatttgggAACATGATGTCCAATTATTATCCTCATTTTATACTCGttgttatttcttgaaatgcCAAAGATTGGAACTGTAGTAACTGTAGTAGTCTTTTGCCTACAAAACAGTATATTCACAACTAAAATCAACTATAATCCTAGATTATATTGGATATTGGGCTGATTAAGGTGTCCTCGAAAAGCGCCTTTTTTTTTGCTAGATGAAAAACATCATTAAATTTATCGCCACAAATGATCTAATATGAAGCAAAAACTTTgtcaattataattatttagTTTCATCTGAGTATGTTATATTGAACTCATTACTAATAAGGTAATGAAATGGATTCGAAATCATTGAgtcttatatttttgattttatgggATTTTCCTTTTACTTCATCTGTGAGTACCTATCGTtcatatttcattaattcagtAAACATTCCTGTTATTCTTTAGTTCATATGAAGTAAGTTCCGTTTATGCAACCTACATATTGAAGTtcgatttttgtttttaattctcaaaaaatgattcaattgaaatatacggcttttgaataattatatacatattGCTACAAGGTCTTTCAAATTGAGTTTTCGATAGTAAATAACCAGAAGAcctaaaatttgaattaaaactgaaaaagatttcatttatttttgaaatacaaaGTCTGCCATTTTATACTACAGTCTATAGAATCTGATTCTTCTATTTAATTTTTAAGCACATTCTATCATAGTTGCGGCTctatctcaccaataacttataataataataacaaataatttttacttTCGATGCTTCCAAGTTTCGAGGATTATCCTTGTAGACTTTCACATGGCTCCAGAGGAAGAAGTCTAACGGTGTCAAATCATAGGATCTTGAAGTCCAATTCACATCACTGAATCTGTAAATAACACGGTCTGGAAACTCTGCTTGTAGTAATCGCAATTATTCTCTAGCTGTATGACAGGTAGACCCATCTCGTTGAAAACACATGTCCCCACTATCGATACCTCCATCAACCCCTGATCACTATTCAtaatcaaggggttgtacttACCCCCGTTAGGGGGTTGGAGTTACAGGGGTGCGAggagcggaaaagttgttccccctcgaatcagtAATTGACGGGTCCGAGTGATTTTCCACATTTCCATTTTAAatccggaaaatcgaggtgtcaAGTTTTCATTGGAGAACACTGTATAA carries:
- the LOC123674805 gene encoding transmembrane protein 64, coding for MHKIDIDEFSDTEIGEVEITKKLLTKKPTNICYTSLRRIIAVITTVIVLLSVVFLLRYYMRFLLLWLEHQDGTVKMVAIVILFCMVALPISIGYLVLVCTSGYLYGFCFGLPLVVFGANFGLLVANIILRNIGHHPVVLRMTENPTAQAIKRLISGPSSFKIVLCARVTPIPFGLQNTIFALSNVNPRIYHLASLVGLFPTQILGVYLGSTLRAMQDAWEHKNFSTSAYVVITIQLVMDSLMMMWVGYKARKELAKVLSDADNVGPILM